TCGGAATAACCCTCATTGCCCGAGCCAAAGGACGCCACTTTTTGGTGTATCACGGCGCAGAGACCATCGATTTTAATGCCACCCCAGGGAAGACAGGACAAGGATAATGACCGACGAAGTGCAGCTGGTTTACATGAGCGCCAAACAGGTGGCCGAATACTTGGACCTCAATGAGAAGAAGGTCTATGCCATGGCCAATGACCGTATCTTGCCCGCCACCAAGGTAACGGGCAAGTGGTTGTTTCCAAAGGTGCTTATTGACAGGTGGGTAATGGACTCCTGCCACAGTGGCATGCTCACCGACCGGCTTATTATCACCGGCAGCGATGACCCCTTGCTGTCGATGCTGGTTGCCAGGCTCATGGGCAAGGTGGGCAGTCGTGAACTGGTCAGCTACAGCGCCACTGGCTCACGCCTGGGACTGGAACTGCTAGCCAAAGGCTATGCCGATGTCTGCACCCTGCACTGGGGCAGTTTTGATGAACGCAAAATCCGTCATACCGGGCTGCTCAAGGGATACCAAAACCACCAGCAATGGATACTGGTACATGGCTATAAACGGGCTCAGGGGCTGATAGTGCGGCCTGATATGCACCACAGGGTGCAGGATCAGACAGAACTCTTTGCCCAGCCGCTGCGCTGGGTAAAACGCCAGAATGGCGCAGGCAGCCAGCAGCATCTGGAACATTGGTTGATGACGACGGGTATGGCGGTAACGGATCTGGATGTGCGTTTTACCGCCTTCAGTGAACGGGAGCTGGCAGGCTATATTGCACGGGAAGATGCCGATATCGGCTTTGGCTGCCAGGCGGTGGCCAAAGAAAGCGGCCTGGCCTTCGTGCCACTGCTGACCGAGTCGTTTGATTTTGTGATGTCGCAGGGCATTTATTTTCGCCGCCAACTGCAACAACTGCTGGGCATGCTTACCGCTCCCGACACCCGCCAGGTCGCGGCAATGTTGGGCGGCTACGACTTAAGCGGCGCCGGGCAACTGCTCTGGTCCCAGGGACAGTGATCAGGCGCCGGTTTCAAAGCGCCAGGCCAGTATCCGGGTGATCTTTTGCCCTTGCTGCATTTCTATCACCTTGACTTCGCTGGCACCACGCTGCGCCAAACGACGCTTGCAAGGGCGCAGGTTATCCCCTTTTGAAACCAGGGTAGTAAACCACAGGCACAGGCCCGGCTCACGGGCGCTTTCATCTATCAGGCGCATCAAAAAGCTGCGTTCACCACCATCGCACCACAGCTCGGCATCCTGACCACCAAAATTGAGCGTCTGCGGCTTGCCTTGCCCACTGACGTGGCGCTGACCACGACTCTTGGCTAAACCTTCGAGTTTACGGTTAGTACCCGAGGCCGCTTCGGCGGCACTGGCATGAAACGGCGGGTTACATACACAAGCGGCAAAGCGCTCATGACTCTGGGTCACCCCGGTGAGGATATGCCTGGCATTGCTTTGAAAGCGCAGACTAATGAGCTTCTCAAGCCCTGGATTGGCTTTCAGTATGGCCGCCACATTGGTGAGCGATGCCTTGGCGATGTCTGTGGCCACCACGGCCCGGCCGAAACGGCTCGCCGCCAGCAGTGCGTAAATACCGTTGGCTCCCGTGCCTATGTCAAGCAAGGGTAACCCCTCGGCTCCCGGCGTTTGCCTGAGCAGATCTTCAAGATGATGCAGGTAATCTACCCGTCCCGGGATTGGGGGGCACAAAAAGCCTTTGGGAATATCCCAGCGGCTGATGCCATAGTGGTGTTTCAGGAGGGCGCAGTTGAGCGCCTTCACCGCCTCATGGCGGGCAAAGTCGATGGACAGATTGCCATAGGCATTGGGGCGCACAAAGGGTTTCAGCGGAGGATGGCTTACCATCAGCGCCTGAAAATCATAGCCATCGCGATGGGCATTGGCTGGATGCAGCCCCTTGGATTGGGTCATTTTTGAGGTCATAGCAGAGAAAAACGGCGCCATCCGGCGCCGCCTTTAGCCTTCAATCGTACAGGTATCGGGTGAAAAGCAGGTTGACTATCAGAGCCTTGCCTGTTTCACCTTCAATGAGTCGGTTAACGGCGGCATAGCATTCACGGCGAATCTCTTCACGGCCGGTGAGTGACTTTATCTTCTCTTCCGGCTGATTGCCGAGGATTTCGATAATGGCGGCTCGAAGCAGCGGGTCGTGGCGCTCAATCTGAATGAGATCATCGGGATTTTTCACCATCAGCTCAACGCTGATGCGCACAAAACCCAGCTTTTTGCGATTGGAAATATAGTTGGTGACTATTTCCGGCTCAAAGCCGTAATAGGCATATTCTTCCAGTTTTTTTTCCTCTTCAGCCCAGGCGGGCATACCAAGAGAGATTACCAGTAATACCAGAGTGAGTAAGTACTTCATCAAAACCTGAACTCCTTGTGAACGGATATGCGTCCGGTCGCCAACTATCGACAGCCACATCAACATGATAGACTTGGGCCGTTGTACTTTTCTATTGTAGCGAGCAACCCATGAGTGTGACCAGTCTCAGTTTTCCTTACGGCGAATCCATCCGCTGGTTTGCCCCGGACGACCTTGAGGCCCTGCCCGCCACGCCCCTGACCGAATGGCTATTGGCCACCGGTAGTCTGACCGCCAAACTCAAGTCCCATTGCCACCATTTTGAAGTGAAAGTGCTGGGTGAAGCCCTGCTGCAAACCGCCCCGAACGAGAGCCAATTGCCCCAGGCCTGGGTGCGCGAAGTGTTGCTTATCCTCGATGGCACCCCCTGGGTATTTGCCCGCACCCTGGTGCCCGAGTCTTTACTGGCGCGCTGCGGCGATGAACTCACCGGCCTTGGCGACCGTCCATTGGGCGAACTGTTATTCTCCAGTGACCACTTTACTCCGGGGCGCATCGAAGTGGCCGGTTTCCAATCCTGCGGCACCCTGGCGAGCCTTGCGGCCAGCCTGGGACAAAATGTCCAAGGTCGATTATGGGGCCGTCGGCGCTACTTCGGCTGCGAAGGTGAAGAGCTGACCGTGAGCGAAATTTTCCTGCCTGCGGCGATGGACATCATCCTCAGCAACCAGTGATCACGGAGCGTGAAGATGGCCAATATCGTTTATATCGCAACCAGTCTCGATGGTTTTATCGCCGATAAACATGGCGGTCTGGATTGGCTGCACACCGTTCCTAATCCCGATGGGCTCGATTTTGGCTGGAGTGAATTTTTAGCAGGCATAGACGCCATAGTGATGGGGCGCACCACCTTCGAGACGGTGTGCAACTTCGATATGGACTGGCCCTACCCGGTGCCGGTATTCGTACTCAGTAACAGCCTGAGTGAGATCCCGCCAAGCCACGCAGACAAAGCGGAACTCGTCAGCGGCGACTTGGCTTCGCTGGTCGCCATGCTCAATGGACGTGGTTTTCAGCAGCTTTACATTGACGGCGGCAAAACCGTACAGAGCTTTATGGCGGCCAATCTGATTGATGAGCTTATCATCACCCGCCTGCCAATTGTGCTCGGCGGCGGCACGCCGCTGTTTGCCGAATTGGCATCGACCCAGACCTTTGAACATCTCAGTACCCAGGTGCTGCTGGATGCCATGGTGAAGAGCCACTACCGCCGTAAACGCGATTGAACCAAGCAGGACAAAATTGATGGCTGCGCCGCCAAACGCTTTAAAACGCAGCAAATCAGCCCGTAAAAAACGCCCCATAAAGGGGCGTTTTCGTTGTTAAGGCTTAACTTCAGCGGCGACGTGCAACGCCTGCAAAGCCCAGTGCCAGCAGTGCCAGCCAACCCAGGCTGCCTCCGCCTGAACCGCCGTCGGACGGGGTCACCGAAGGCGCGGTAACAGATACGCTGGCGCTGCGGGTAGCCGTTACGCCTTTGCCATCGGTTACTGTCAGGCTCACCGTGTAGCTGCCCGCCGCGGCATAGGTGTGGCTTGGAGACGCTTGATTGCTGCTTTGACCATCACCGAAATTCCAGGCGTAGCTCAAATTACCGTCACCGCCGCTGCTGCTGTTGGTGAAGCGGACCGTTAACTGACTGACGCTCTGACTGAAGCTCGCCGTTAAAGGCACAGTTACCGACAATTGCTGGGTGACAATCACGCCTTCACCAGTGCCATCGGTCACCGTCAGGCTGACCTCATAGGTTCCGGTATTGCCATAGGTATAGCTCGGATTGGCCTGTGTCGAACTGGCGCCATTGCCAAAGTCCCAGAAGTAGCTGTAGTTACCGTCGCCACCTGTGACAGTGCTGGTAAAGTTCGCAGTAGCACCGGAGAACGTCACGCCAACACTTGCTTTTATGGCTGTGGGCTCAGGCACGCTGCCGTCGTGTTTCTTCAGTCGCACAGTCGCAGTGCTGTTGTTGGTGGCCAGTTGGATGACTTCCATGGTCAGGCCAAGCTCTGGCAAAATCATGCCCGCCTGCGGCTTAAGCGGCGCACTGTAATCCAATGAGTCATCAAACAAACTCACCGGGCTTAAGTGCGTATCACCGACATAAGCTGTTTGCTGACGGATGCTGAAGGCCGCATCGCGAATTTGCACCTCTGTGCCACGGGTGCCAATCAGGTTTTGGTCGGCATCCACTACCCCAATCAGGCCATAGCCGGGGTGTTCTGTGGTGTTGTTATCGCTGTAATCGAAGTTTTCAAACCATACCAGCACACCGGGACTGTAACCATGGCTTGCCAACCCCTTGTCGATGCCATTTTGGCTGCGCAGCTGGACAAGGTAGCGGCGATCGTTCCCCGGACGGGTATCCGTGGTGCGAACAAAGCCCGCCAACATCATCTTGTCGCTGGTTTCGGCATCGTCGCTGTAGAGGGTCTCGCTGCCGGACGCAATGGACAGATTGTCGATGGCAATACCATACCCCCCCTCAAACTCATCGGTTTTGTACACTATGCTGATCTGCTTGCTCATGCCCTTGTAAGCGCTGAGATCGTATGTGAGTTCAACCCAGTGATTGGGGCCTTCGTTTCCCACAATATTTGCGGAATTACCGGTAATGACATGGCGCCCTGCGTCGTAATAACTGGTGGCCTTGGTGTGGTTGCCCGGAATAGGCGTACCATCCACCAGCACCTGCATGTAGTCGAAGTCGAACTCAATGTCCCAATGGGCGCGCATTTTCAACGTGAGTGAATCCACTAATGGCAAGGTCACGTTAAAGGACATGGCGTTGTTCAGCTTATGTCCCTGATGGGAGTAGTACTGATAGTCGCCGGCATAGGGCGCCTTGAACGGCAGCGGCTCACTGGGCACCTTAAGTGACAGCTGGTTAACGCCGTTGGCATTGACCCCTTCCACCAGATTAAAATCGGTACCGGCAGAATCGAGGCTATCGAGACTGATTTCCTGTTCGTTAACCCATTTGCCCTTGTACTCACGCTGCAGGAACGAGCGCGCATAAGGACTGAAGCCCACCGGCTCAGACCCGGCCACTGTGCCGGTCCAGCTTCCGCCGGACATCAGAGACCAGCTGCCCACAGGCGAGCCCTCACCGTCCGGGTCGTAGTCGTATTCATCCGGCAAACCAAGATCATGGCCAAATTCGTGAGTACACACCCCGGCAGCGGCATCTATCGGCTGCACCGTGTAACCATAGGCTCTCAGGTTGGTGCCCGCAATGGCCTTGCCGTATGCATTGGGGTCACTCTTGATGAAGAATCTGTGTGACCAGATAGCGTCGGCGCCGAGCACGCCACCACCGGCTTCTTCACCGATGCTGGAATGGAACAGCATGATGTGGTCGATGATACCGTCTGGTTCGTTGAGGTTGCCGTTACCGTTAATGTCGTATGGATCTTCCACGTCATAGCTGGCAAGCTCTGAAGCGCTCATTCCGACCACGGCCTTGGTTACGGCCTCCAACACCAATTCGGGCACGGCTTTGTCGTTATCTTCGTTGCTGGGATCGTTACCACCGTAGTAGGCGGCGTTGTTGTCGGCCCGCACCCAGTCACGGACTGTGCCGGTAAAGAAGAAGGTATTACCGGAAGCCTGCTGAAAATATTGAAACCCGGAAATCAGCGTCTGATTGGACGGCCCGGTAAAACCGGAAGCAGAAAACAGCAACTGGGAATAGTGAATCGCCGGATAGCTGGGGTAATACATGTCGGTATCACCCGGGGTCAGGCGGTTATCGTTGTAGGGCAGATCCGGAAAATCCACCAACACGCCGAGTACCTTTACAGTTTTGGTGACATCGGCGTCATCCACCTGCAAATATTGGCTGCGAAGCTTTTGGGCATAACGCGCCTTGCTGGCAAGACTTTGCTCCTGAGCTTTGATTTGCGCCATCGCAGGAGTGGACGACTTGGCCCGGGCCACAAAGGCGGCAACCGCGGCTGCTTTGGCTTCGTCGCTGGCGTCTTCGGCTATTTCACCACGCTTGATAAGCCAGTAAAGCACGCGCTCTTTATTGATGACGCCACTGTCGGCCGGTGAACCCACTGTGGGCGCTGCCAGCGCCTGACCACCGGCCAGCGCCAGCAGAATCCCCAAGGCACACAGCTTGGGTGTATTGAATCTTGTGACCATTGATGACCTTCCTTTCCGGCCGGGCTGCGACGACCTTTTACTTCGACCCCGAGACTTCAGGGAATGTTCCCATTGTAGTAGTTGCACCCGTGCATGTCTGGGTGCGGTACTTACGCTGGGCCACAACCAACAAAGCAACAGCTTGGGAACAGAACATTAACAGTCCCCCAGTCTTGTCTCAATGCTCGTGGGTCAATATCTGCGAGCCATTCAGGGAAGATTCAGCAAAATAGGCTTTTGGGTTTGCCTATCAGAAAGCGGTGCTTGAGAGCCCGCCTCAAGCAACCACTGTTGATGCGCCAACAGAATCACCGAAGCAGACCAACTGAAATTGGTGGCATGGAGTCCCTCACCCGTCAGCGGCTGATAGTTTTCCCGTATCGGCGCCTGGCCCAGTATCCCTTGGCCCTGGGTAAAGAGCCTGTTCGCCAGGGCTTTGGCCTTATCTTCAGCACCGTACTTTTCCAGCCCCACCAGCGCAAAATACAGCTGATCCAGCCATACGGGGCCGCGCCAGTATTTGGCCGGCGCAAAAGCGCCGTTATCGGCACTCACGGTGGGAAATGGGATCAGGGTGCCAAAAGTGTCGGCCGACAACTGGCGCCTTATCATCACATCGGCCTGTTGCTGAGTGGCGACACCGGCCCACAACGGGATCCAGCCTTCAACGCCCTTGCCTGTGCCGAGCAGCGGCTTGCCTGTCAGGCTATCCAGGTCGTAAAAGAAACCACTGGACTCATCCCACATTTGCTCCCGGATCTGTTTACCCAGAGCATCGGCGTCAGCGCGCCAGGCTTTGGCATCGTCAGCATCCCCAAGCGCATCGGCAAGCGTGGCCAGAAAACGTTTCTCTGCAAAGAGATAAGCATTAAGGTCCACACTCTCCTGGCTGAGGGAATACCCCAGCAACCGGCCATCGGCAGCGCGATTTTCGAGCACTTTAAGAGTGTCTCGCTCATCGAATCGCGGCGCATTGTCCATGCCCGACTCCCAGGCTGCGGCCTCAAGGATGGCCTTGGGATTGGCCTTGCCATCATGGAGATGAGCGGGATGGGCATTGGCACCGTATTCCGCCAGACCATTGCCATTATGATCCCTGTTGCGATACCACCACTGATGATAAGCCACCAGTTTGGGGTACATGTGCTTGATAAAATCCAGATCAGGCGCCTGATTGTGGATCTCCCACACGGCCCAGGCCGCGAGGGGAGGTTTGCCATTGCGCTCGTTCCAGTTGCCACCATCCCCGCCTCGCTCTGGCCCCATATTATAAAAAATGGCATCGGGAAGATTGCCGGCATCCTGAGGTCTGACAGGGTCATCGGCACTGAATTGATAGTCGAACATGGCCTCAACATTGGACTTTGCCAGTGCCGTATCGAATCTTGCCAGCGCCACCGCCTGCTTCCAGCTGTCCCAGGCCCAAACGCCATTGAACCACTTGTAGCTGATGGAAGGTGTGACTGCATCCCGCTTCAGGGCGCCAGCCGCCGAGCGCCAATTGTGGGCAAGGGTCATGACGGCTTTGGCCGCAGCCCTGTCCAGCGCTGGGTCACCGGATGGCTTAAGCAAGGCAAAGCGATGCTGCCAGCGAGCCCGGTTTGCTGTTAACGCAGGTGCGACGTCGGCCCACAGGAAATGACCGGCTGCGGCTTCCTGCTCTGTGTGAAAATAGCTGTGGGCAGTGCGGAAATTCTGACTTTCATTGGGGGCCAGATGCACTTCGGCTTTAACACGGTAGCCCTTATCGTCCTCCAGGCTGGCCTCTCGCCCGCCTTCAAAATCCAGTTGGTAGGAAGCCCCGTCAATAAGGCGGTTCCAGGTATCCCTTGCCGGCAGCAATGCCCAGCGAATCTGCGCCCCGGACTCGGTGGACTGCAACTGAGGCGCCTGGAGCAATGGCTGTGAATTGTGTGTATCAAAGGGAGTCCCATGCCACTCAAGCGTCAGGGTTTGTGGCAAATTCCCCGTGTTGATGACCCTGGTAGTGACGATAGCGGTGCGGCTGTTGAAGTATTCGAGGGACATTTCAAGCTCAGCCCCTTGCCAGCTCAAACGTTGAAACAGACCCCACGGCAGACTTTGCGTGTGCAGGCGGGCCTGCTGAGGCAACAAATGCGCGCCATCGCGGCTAACTGTCACAGCTTCAATGGCGGAAGCCAGATGCAGGCTGTATTCCTGTGCGATGATTAACGGGCCGGGAAAGCTGCCCCCATGGCGCTCGTCCGGCAGATGAAAACCATGCCAGGCCCCGCTGTCGGTGTAGACAGCCGGAATACTAAGATTGCCGCGAGTATCACGGGATTCGGCTGAGAGAGGCACACCTTGATAGGGCAAGAGATCCGCCCCGGGTAACCCCAGGGCGCAAAACAACAGGCAGGAATACATAGGCTTTATTTGTTTGGATACAATATCCAGATAATCGCATTCTCACCCATCACTGGCAAGGAAGGGTTTCAGCTAACCGCTTTATTGAGGTAATTGGCCACGCCATCGAGGAACATTTGCACCGAGATCATCACCAGCACCATGCCCATCAAACGCTCGACTGCGGTTAAGCCTTTCTCACCGAGTATGCGGGTGAAGCCTTTGTAAAACATCAAAATAAATGCACTTACGGCCCAGGCAGACACAAGAGCTATGGTCCAGTCCAGCATACGGCTGCTGTCTGTGTGTGCCAGCAGAATCAATGCCGCCAGAATCGAGGGGCCAGCCATCAGCGGAATTGCCATGGGCACGATAAAGGGCTCTTCACCTGCCGGCAGACCTGTTACGCCTCCCGGACTTGGGAAAATCATCTTGATCGCAATCAGGAACAGAATGATGCCCCCGGCGATACTCACAGACTCGGAACGCAGGTTAAGGAAATTGAGTATGGCTTCACCGGCGAAAAGAAACATCAGCATGATGATGAGCGCAAACAGCAGTTCACGGATCAGCACCTTACGACGTTTTTTGGGATCGATATGCCGCAAAATAGAGGCAAAAATCGGCAGATTGCCGAGGGGATCCATGATCAAGAACAACATGACTGCAGCAGAAAATATATCCATAGCAATTAGTTATCGAAAAATGCCAAAGTGGGGACCATTGTAATCGCTATTACAGCGACTGCGAAATGCAAGTTTACGAATGATTAGCCTTGTCTGACATGTCTGCTGACGGGCTCCATCAGATCCATAAAGCTGCTACCGAACAGCTCAATTGCACAGGGCTTGCCGAACAAATAGCCCTGGAAATAGCTGCAATCATGGGCCAATAAGAAATTTAATTGCTCTTCGGTTTCAACCCCTTCAGCCAGCACACCCAGGCCCAGCTTTTTAGCCAGTGTAATAATAATCTCGGTAATTACTGCATCATGTTGATTTGAAGCTATTTCTCTGACAAAGGACTGGTCAATTTTGAGCTCAGATAAGGGGAAGCGTTTAAGGTAACTGAGAGAGGAATAGCCTGTACCAAAATCATCTACTGAAAAGCGAACCCCTCGCACTCGCAGAGCATTCATCTTGA
The window above is part of the Shewanella litorisediminis genome. Proteins encoded here:
- a CDS encoding MGH1-like glycoside hydrolase domain-containing protein, with the translated sequence MYSCLLFCALGLPGADLLPYQGVPLSAESRDTRGNLSIPAVYTDSGAWHGFHLPDERHGGSFPGPLIIAQEYSLHLASAIEAVTVSRDGAHLLPQQARLHTQSLPWGLFQRLSWQGAELEMSLEYFNSRTAIVTTRVINTGNLPQTLTLEWHGTPFDTHNSQPLLQAPQLQSTESGAQIRWALLPARDTWNRLIDGASYQLDFEGGREASLEDDKGYRVKAEVHLAPNESQNFRTAHSYFHTEQEAAAGHFLWADVAPALTANRARWQHRFALLKPSGDPALDRAAAKAVMTLAHNWRSAAGALKRDAVTPSISYKWFNGVWAWDSWKQAVALARFDTALAKSNVEAMFDYQFSADDPVRPQDAGNLPDAIFYNMGPERGGDGGNWNERNGKPPLAAWAVWEIHNQAPDLDFIKHMYPKLVAYHQWWYRNRDHNGNGLAEYGANAHPAHLHDGKANPKAILEAAAWESGMDNAPRFDERDTLKVLENRAADGRLLGYSLSQESVDLNAYLFAEKRFLATLADALGDADDAKAWRADADALGKQIREQMWDESSGFFYDLDSLTGKPLLGTGKGVEGWIPLWAGVATQQQADVMIRRQLSADTFGTLIPFPTVSADNGAFAPAKYWRGPVWLDQLYFALVGLEKYGAEDKAKALANRLFTQGQGILGQAPIRENYQPLTGEGLHATNFSWSASVILLAHQQWLLEAGSQAPLSDRQTQKPILLNLP
- a CDS encoding chorismate--pyruvate lyase family protein, with product MSVTSLSFPYGESIRWFAPDDLEALPATPLTEWLLATGSLTAKLKSHCHHFEVKVLGEALLQTAPNESQLPQAWVREVLLILDGTPWVFARTLVPESLLARCGDELTGLGDRPLGELLFSSDHFTPGRIEVAGFQSCGTLASLAASLGQNVQGRLWGRRRYFGCEGEELTVSEIFLPAAMDIILSNQ
- a CDS encoding YhgN family NAAT transporter; the protein is MDIFSAAVMLFLIMDPLGNLPIFASILRHIDPKKRRKVLIRELLFALIIMLMFLFAGEAILNFLNLRSESVSIAGGIILFLIAIKMIFPSPGGVTGLPAGEEPFIVPMAIPLMAGPSILAALILLAHTDSSRMLDWTIALVSAWAVSAFILMFYKGFTRILGEKGLTAVERLMGMVLVMISVQMFLDGVANYLNKAVS
- a CDS encoding dihydrofolate reductase family protein, yielding MANIVYIATSLDGFIADKHGGLDWLHTVPNPDGLDFGWSEFLAGIDAIVMGRTTFETVCNFDMDWPYPVPVFVLSNSLSEIPPSHADKAELVSGDLASLVAMLNGRGFQQLYIDGGKTVQSFMAANLIDELIITRLPIVLGGGTPLFAELASTQTFEHLSTQVLLDAMVKSHYRRKRD
- a CDS encoding helix-turn-helix transcriptional regulator, with product MTDEVQLVYMSAKQVAEYLDLNEKKVYAMANDRILPATKVTGKWLFPKVLIDRWVMDSCHSGMLTDRLIITGSDDPLLSMLVARLMGKVGSRELVSYSATGSRLGLELLAKGYADVCTLHWGSFDERKIRHTGLLKGYQNHQQWILVHGYKRAQGLIVRPDMHHRVQDQTELFAQPLRWVKRQNGAGSQQHLEHWLMTTGMAVTDLDVRFTAFSERELAGYIAREDADIGFGCQAVAKESGLAFVPLLTESFDFVMSQGIYFRRQLQQLLGMLTAPDTRQVAAMLGGYDLSGAGQLLWSQGQ
- a CDS encoding flagellar basal body-associated protein FliL translates to MPAWAEEEKKLEEYAYYGFEPEIVTNYISNRKKLGFVRISVELMVKNPDDLIQIERHDPLLRAAIIEILGNQPEEKIKSLTGREEIRRECYAAVNRLIEGETGKALIVNLLFTRYLYD
- a CDS encoding immune inhibitor A domain-containing protein, with translation MVTRFNTPKLCALGILLALAGGQALAAPTVGSPADSGVINKERVLYWLIKRGEIAEDASDEAKAAAVAAFVARAKSSTPAMAQIKAQEQSLASKARYAQKLRSQYLQVDDADVTKTVKVLGVLVDFPDLPYNDNRLTPGDTDMYYPSYPAIHYSQLLFSASGFTGPSNQTLISGFQYFQQASGNTFFFTGTVRDWVRADNNAAYYGGNDPSNEDNDKAVPELVLEAVTKAVVGMSASELASYDVEDPYDINGNGNLNEPDGIIDHIMLFHSSIGEEAGGGVLGADAIWSHRFFIKSDPNAYGKAIAGTNLRAYGYTVQPIDAAAGVCTHEFGHDLGLPDEYDYDPDGEGSPVGSWSLMSGGSWTGTVAGSEPVGFSPYARSFLQREYKGKWVNEQEISLDSLDSAGTDFNLVEGVNANGVNQLSLKVPSEPLPFKAPYAGDYQYYSHQGHKLNNAMSFNVTLPLVDSLTLKMRAHWDIEFDFDYMQVLVDGTPIPGNHTKATSYYDAGRHVITGNSANIVGNEGPNHWVELTYDLSAYKGMSKQISIVYKTDEFEGGYGIAIDNLSIASGSETLYSDDAETSDKMMLAGFVRTTDTRPGNDRRYLVQLRSQNGIDKGLASHGYSPGVLVWFENFDYSDNNTTEHPGYGLIGVVDADQNLIGTRGTEVQIRDAAFSIRQQTAYVGDTHLSPVSLFDDSLDYSAPLKPQAGMILPELGLTMEVIQLATNNSTATVRLKKHDGSVPEPTAIKASVGVTFSGATANFTSTVTGGDGNYSYFWDFGNGASSTQANPSYTYGNTGTYEVSLTVTDGTGEGVIVTQQLSVTVPLTASFSQSVSQLTVRFTNSSSGGDGNLSYAWNFGDGQSSNQASPSHTYAAAGSYTVSLTVTDGKGVTATRSASVSVTAPSVTPSDGGSGGGSLGWLALLALGFAGVARRR
- the rlmF gene encoding 23S rRNA (adenine(1618)-N(6))-methyltransferase RlmF, which produces MAPFFSAMTSKMTQSKGLHPANAHRDGYDFQALMVSHPPLKPFVRPNAYGNLSIDFARHEAVKALNCALLKHHYGISRWDIPKGFLCPPIPGRVDYLHHLEDLLRQTPGAEGLPLLDIGTGANGIYALLAASRFGRAVVATDIAKASLTNVAAILKANPGLEKLISLRFQSNARHILTGVTQSHERFAACVCNPPFHASAAEAASGTNRKLEGLAKSRGQRHVSGQGKPQTLNFGGQDAELWCDGGERSFLMRLIDESAREPGLCLWFTTLVSKGDNLRPCKRRLAQRGASEVKVIEMQQGQKITRILAWRFETGA